The DNA sequence GACAGACACCTGTACTGTTGGTCCTGGATGATGTTTGGCCTGAATCAAAAtctcttcttgaaatttttgatGAAGTGAAAGGGCCGAATTTCAAGATTTTGGTGACATCAAGATCAAAATTTGCAGGATATGGTTCTCTATACCATCTAAAATCATTGAATGAGGCAGATGCAATGACTCTTTTCCGTAATTCAGCATCCCTGGGAGATGGGAGCTCTAGTGTTCAATGGACCAAACTTATTACAAAGGTGATTTTTTAGTCTGCAATTTACCAAATATTCTCACAAACTTCAACATATTGACCTCCAAATGCTCTTATTACATTTATGCTTACTTCACTCGTGAAAAGTAAACAAGAGAGTTATTTTAACTGTTTTCTTCATGAAATTgagaattcttcttcttcttttttatttccgTAAACCAAACTCGGACTGTTGGTCTGAAACTCATACTGAATGACCATATTTGGGAGACTACAGATAGTAAAGCGCTGTAAGGGACATCCACTTGCCATTAAAGTGGTCGGAAAATCTCTTCGTGGACAATCTTTTGAGTTCTggaagaaaagagaaatggAGTGGTCTAAAGGTGATTCTATTATTGATTCTGAAACTGAAGTGCTTCGTTCCCTTCAAAGTAGCTTCGATGCCTTGGATGAAAAAGGAGCTATCATAAAGGAATGTTTTTTAGACCTTGGTTCATTTCCTGAAGACCAAAGAATTCCTGTTGCTGCTCTAATTGATATGTGGGCAGAGTTGCATGAGCTAGATAAAGATTTCCTGGCTGTTACACACCTGCAAGAGCTTACCACACGAAGTCTTGCTGATCTAGTCACAAGGTATGATCATAAGATGCAATTGGATCATGTATACTAGAAGTGTCTTATGTGTAACTAGTTTTTATCATAACCAGGAAAGATGCAGTGGAGGGTGATGAGTACTACAATGAACACTTCGTCACTCAACATGACTTGCTTAGAGAGCTGGCTATCTACCAAACCAAGTTAGATCCAAATAAACAAAGACTGATAATAGGCAACAATGGAGACGATCTACCCAAGTGCTTGAGAGAACAAACGGATCGACCCATCAAGCCTCGCCTATTATCTATCTCCTCTGGTTGTTCCATCTTACTCGGCAAATACATAGCATGCATACATATACAAATGCACTCGcacaaaaatttgaaattgaaatagtACTTTCACATTCAATTTCTGCTTACTCACATCACATCACATTCTGTTTGCAGATGGAGTGTTCTCAACAAGTTTGCACAACATTGAACTAGCAGAGGTTGAAGTTCTGGTTTTGAATTTCGACACAAAGGACTATGCATTTCCCGAATTTGTGGAGAAAATGGACAATCTGAAGGTTCTAATAGTCACAAATAATGGTTTCTTACCTGCTGAGCTGAGAAATTTTCACCTACTGGATTCTTTATCAAATCTGAAGAGAATCAGATTAGAGCGTGTTTCAATTCCTTCCATAACCAAGAACCCCCTACAGTTGAAGAGTCTAAAGAAGATCTCGTTATTCATGTGTAGCATCGGAGAAGCTTTCAATTGTTCCTTCCAAGTTTCACATGCATTTCCAAATTTAGAGGAAATGCATATTGACTATTGCAATGATTTGGTGGAATTACCTGATGAGCTATGCAATCTGGTTCACCTAAAAAAGCTCAGTATCACACACTGTCCTATTCTATCTGCCTTGCCTGAAAAGATTGGAGAGTTGGAAAACTTGGAAGTGTTAAGGCTAAGGTCCTGCACAGATTTAGCAGAATTGCCAAGCTCAACTACCAACCTCAAGAAGTTAAACTTTCTTGACATATCCTATTGCTTGAGCATCAAGGAACTGCCTAAACAGATTGGAGAAATGAGCAGTTTAATTAGGATCAATATGAGAGAATGCTCAAGATTGAAAGCACTGCCTATATCAATTTGTGATCTTGAGAATAATCTAGAGGAAGTGATATGCGATGACGAGACAGAAGAGTTGTGGGAACCCTTCTTACCTAGACTGAACAAAGGAGTAGTAAGGGCTGTCGAGGAAGAATTCAACCTAACTTGGCTCCAAAAGTTTTAGTCTTGAGGGCGTTATTTCCTTTCATAAAATGTGGGAGCCAAGTGATTTGTGGTTCATTTGTTTTGTAtcagtttttctctttttaagAATAAGAACATTGTAACGATCCAATCTAGGCGTGCTCTAAACTGGGTGGACTTAGCTTGGAAAAATGACTGcagtgtacaatttcatgaatCTCGATCTGGTCAGCAGTTTAATTAGCTGTAAACTTGCAATATAATCTATTCTGGAACTATCAACTCCATTCTCTGTTTTGTCTTTAACGTAGTGGTAGAGTAAGACCATGTTATGCCCCCAAAAAGATTTAATATAAAAAGGGCCACACCTGCTTGGGGAAAGACTCCCGTGAAAAGTAAATTAAAGTCACATTTGGCCTTATTTAAGAACAAGCCATAGTACTGTAACTATTCGAtcatgggtgtgtgtgtgtgtgtttggaaaataaaactGATATTACATAATTCAAAAAAATCAAGTTAAACTAATAAATTTAGCATAATGGAGAAGACAACCGATATAACATTAAAAGGTCAAGAAATGCACCCAAAGGATTTGGTCTAGCGGAAACAGGGTAAGGTAGACAAATGTGAGTTGGATACttagggggtgtattgtatttggatttatgtggactttttttaaatgatagactttttcaaaagtTCATGGACTCTATAAAAAGTTCATAGACTtctattgatttcttaaaaccattgacttTTAGCATAGACTTTTTACTGATTTATAAAAATCTACAGACTttatatgaatgacttctatagatttcacaatatttacaaaaaagaaagaaagaaaaaaagctaGTTTATGAGTCAAAGAATAGAATACGATGCAGTAGCTATGTTAACTAACGTCCATTAGCGTAGAAATCAGAGAAGCTCAAATAATGTTATGAAACAAACgtataagaaaataaaggaaaaatctccaaattgttaaaggaaaaacatattgtgtgccttcgtcaaagcaactgacggagagggaatcaaggaatcagtgattaccatcaatcagcacaattatagatcaatcagcattcaatgtatttaatgtaattaatatttccgttgtaactctatccctatataaagggactatgaaatgaaatgagtagaccattccaatctccatttacttttacacgttatcagcacgctcagagccaatagccaagaaaaaataattttctaatttctttcttctttccgttgaaaaataaactcaaaccctataagagaaaaaaaaaactctcttccctttttctcttctgccgccaataaaaaaaaaaaaaaaattccctagGCCTCTCCGGCCTAGCACGCACAGGCTCGCTGCCTAAACCCACCACCGAGCCTAGCAGCCCAGTCACAACAGCATCTCCACCGGCGCTACCGCACCGCCCTTCAGCCTGCCCACAGGCGCGAACCCACCTCTCAGCTGCCCCGAACCGGCCTCACCTGCGCACAACTCAGCGCGCCGCCTCCACTGCCGGATCTCCGAACTACAGCAGCAGCAGCCCCGCCTGCGCCGATCCCAACAGCCCACTGCATCGCCGCCTGCAATACACCGACCTGCACAACCCAGCAGCCCGGGCGTTCGCTCATCCGTGCAGCCTGCCCAACCGCGCAGCCCACCGGCGTCTGCCCTTCCCCGGTCGCAGATCCCAGCGTCCTCCAGCCTCGATTCCGTCGCTACTGCTCCCCATACCTGCGGTGCTGCACCTTGCCGTCGATCACAGCAGCCAACTGACCCCGCCTAGCCGCGGCCTTGCAAAACCCGCCTTCCCCCCGCCTCCCACGACCTGCGTCAGCTATTTTTTTTGCAGTTCTGCAAAccagaaggaggaagaagacgtgaagaagaggaagaaaaaaaaaagagaaaaaaaaacccggcccaaagaaaagggacccggccaaataaaaaaaaaaaagcaggccctgcaggcccagaaacgaaaacaagaacagaaaaagaaaacaaggcccctgcggcccaaaagaaaaaagaagaagaaacaggccctgtggcccagaaaaaaaaaaaaaaaaaaaaaaaaaaaaaaaaaaaaaaaaaaaaaaaagggggctcAAAGAGACCCGGCccagataaaaaataaaattaaattaaaaattaaaaaaaaaaacaaacgaaaaaaataaggcccactgctgaaaagatAAAGGAAGCGgcccaattttttttctcaagcacaaaaacatcgctacgcacgcctgcatcaactcgcgcgtgcgctaggattgtttttctcgaaaccaagtatgttcacTTTTATTTTCAcactatggtatatttaattatttataattagaatttttattttttatttttgagcatgctattttattgcttgttatatatgtgatatatattcgtggaatctaaagcatgtgaattttatttatgttttctatttttaagcatgctttataccttattgtttatacctttattatattttgttattaagcatgtttgaTTAGATaattttaatcattttaagcatgccttgttatttatgttttaaataattatgtttaagtatgtttcaattatgctatagtttatactttattttgaacatgccatatatattttgttatatattatttatgcaattctgagtatgttttgtgaattttatttacgcttatatagttatccctaagcatgcctttaattATGctactatttatattttattttacgcatgctatattattgctattattatgtgtagcatatattttgttgtatatttatgaaatttgagcatgtcatgtagtttattcattattttttttttatatgctatatttaaatgtgctatgattatttttaatacaacatatcaataccgtttggccatgataatgaaaattcatgcgcattatacacacttACTgcgataaagtattttcacatagcatcaaaaaaatgtgaccattacgaatcttggtcttgaaatctaattcatattttggaaaataattcacgtggatgtctttatgactgtgtaatttatttcttctctcttgtttatgtagatggctgatccaactcgacctgactttgacattttggactcagaaggacttgagtaccatcgttgggtttccgatatggaaactgcctttgtggcaaaagactacactgccaccattactgaccccaaagatgatgaactatctactaacgtgaaagcagatgccttaatgtttctgaggcgacatattgatcctagcctacgctgggaatacctccagttgaagacacccaaagaactgtgggatgcccttaagggacgttttgggaacattcatgacactttactcccagaactaactattcagtggaatggaatccgcttgcttgactataaaaaggtcaatgacttcaacaaggacatgttgcgcttaaaggcacgtctcaatttctgtggaagggaaatcacagaagatgatatgatctacaagactcttaccacctttcctaattcagcttttatactagcgaaccagtatcagttggattatgacaacaaaagaatcacaaccttcaataagttaatAAGCTTACTGCAAGTGGCtcagagacaaaataagattctcttgaataacaatgccaggcccactgggacaaagaaaattcccgaggctaattatggaaaaatgaaaggtgaaaataactccaatgcaagggggtttagacgtgctgatccctacccacgtggcaaccatgcaccacgtggaaagggacatggggatcgtggaaacaagatgcaaaaggaaagcgttaacaatgaaccatgctataggtgtggattcattgggcattggtacaagaactgccaagcaaacaaccgagtagtagccaattacaagaggtatagagagtctaaagaacaagaggctcactatatggaagaaggaggtcatgacctagacgtcaaccttacagttgcagactccaatggcaaagaggaacttgctaagtcaatggatgctctcaatcttgactgatctgctttattcattttattttccaaaaacagttgtgaaggcatgatgcctcatttttaattagactattgtttaaGTCTtcaagtttattttcaatcatggattgatgaataagatttctgaacaagaccttgatttgattatcgttggcttattagtaaattttgaattttattttgaagcactgaatttattcaaatttatttactatacacatatttacatggttcaacATAGCACTatgaagatgtaaagcaatacatctagagaaaaaattattagaatgaaaagaataccattctacgcaaatagaaatactctaaagaatatgagttatattttctaaatacctcccatttatttataggaatgaatggaggagaaattgagtgcttagatgatagtgggactacccacacaatattaagaaataggcaattattcattgaactaatagcctataattcctctgtgactacgatgattggattatcacaactagtaaaagggcgaggaactgccaaatttttgctgcctaatggcgcaacatttcaagtcacagacgctctatatgcaccaagagctaatcgaaccttgttaatgtttcaaagcaatttgtgccaacggttatcatgtaaaaacacaccgtgagaatggaactgaataccttgatactacatctaatgactgtggaaggaaacacatcttagagaaacttttgagtcaatttagtggactgtacctcactacgattcggatcattgaatcatatactgtcaccaacaatgaaatgtgggacactgactcatacaggctttttgcatgaccgcctatggcaccgaggtcgtgacatgatgatccgtatttttcaagaactcacacggacatcccttctttcgagtgaaaaatgggagaaaaatccgccacactgcaaggtgtcggttctagtattgctcaaatgcagtcattgacttctgaagtaccagaagcactacctccctcccattatgcctcattgactatttcaaaggcacatcactcgttttacaaagcctgctctttagcaaaaacaggatcgagaccttcctatgctaaagatacaaaacaaaacattccattcttacaaaggatacaaagaaatgtttgtggacctatccatccagaatgctgACCATTCAAGTagtttatggttctggtggatgcttcgacaatctggtcacatgtcgttttattgtccacaagaaatgctgcaattatacgtttaagggctcaccaccctgatcatcttatcaagtctataaggcttggtaacgctagagtttacatcaaaagcatttgatgattattgcatgtctatctagattgatgtagagcatcctatgccccatgtgcatacacaaaatggtctcgcagaaaccaccatcaaaaggctacagatggtggctagggcattggttatgcgccccaacctgcctatatttgcctggggttatgcaatattgcacgcagctttacttattcgtttaagacccacagctagccaaccattttctgcgtaccagttggtaactggatataagCCTGACacctcacacttacgcatatttggttaagcagtatatgtgcctattgcgcccccacagcgcaccacaatgggtcctcagagacgattaagtatttatgttggatacaaatccccaacaattatctgctatttggaatccttgacaggcgatctctctatagctagatttgcggattgtcactttgatgagacagtcttcccgtcgttagggggagataggaaaaatgattttccaagggaacgacaggaattgtcgtggtttgtccccactctgtctcattttgatccccgcacttcacaaagtgaaagtgaagtgaaaagaataatcgatcttcagaacgtagcagattcgatgcctgatgcgtttactgatatcgtaaaagtgacgagatcataaaTACCAGctacaaatgtgcctgcaaggttagaagtccccaacaaggggcacggtgccgcagatagaggcactgcaaccacacttagtggaggtgtggttgaggccgtggctccccaaggaagagggggaggccacttggttcgattgacactcacccaaggaagaagagggtgagtaaggcacaaaccaatcatcaatgtatagaatctctctcatgagattgtctctgattatagttatgtccatgaatcaatactggaggacgctccgatgtttgaaatgattccagagaacaaagaaatctcaaaggattacgagagtacgtatgagttgatagaaagatcttccatacacattgatgatatatactgttgctcaaggaatcatagagcacgatgatatcgaaccacgctctgttgaaaaatgtcaacaaagagcagattggcctaaatggaaagaatcaatccaggtagaattagattctctgacaaagagacaggtatttggtcaggtagtgctaaccccaccaagtgtaaagcctgtaggacataaatgagtctttgtcagaaagcgtaatgagaagaatgaagtcttgaggtggctcgccttatggcgcaaggtttctcacaacgccctggaactgactacaaggagacatactctcccgtaatggacgttataacgttccgctacttagttagcttagtaatttctgaaggactggaaatgcagcttatggatgtggttactgcatatctctatggggatctagattcagagatatatatgaaaagtgcctaatggccttacattacccaagtcaagtgactctaaaccacagagtgcgtttgcaattaagttgaaacgctcactttacggattgaaacaatccagacggatgtggtatacccgtctaagtgactacttgattgggaagagatataagaacgatgaattatgcccctgcgtattcataaagaaaacaagttccggatttgcaaattgtagtagAATATGTCATAattggtactcttgatgaaataagagaaaccgcgagctacttgaaatccgaatttg is a window from the Rosa chinensis cultivar Old Blush chromosome 2, RchiOBHm-V2, whole genome shotgun sequence genome containing:
- the LOC112187723 gene encoding probable disease resistance protein At5g66900 — protein: MAANLAAGGAMGVPFNALYEAIKQVVVKTRMFKPLVEDLRSKINALKPLIDAMEICNIALGISEDELRDFKMHMEKGPKLILKCSNLSAWKTYKKYKYSNQLLELQNSLQNLLLVLSVQQARDLKVNLVATRNIETVVQRVDVNVAALRQHQEMNVTNQLRSISSTAIQHIENQGEVQFRIDCEAPEPPRVTVGLEGPLMELKMKLLKNNNVSMVVLTAPGGSGKTTLATKFCQDEEVKDIFKNNIFFVTVSKKANFNLIVQGLHQRKGTEIPTFEEEATALKWLHKYLKEEGQTPVLLVLDDVWPESKSLLEIFDEVKGPNFKILVTSRSKFAGYGSLYHLKSLNEADAMTLFRNSASLGDGSSSVQWTKLITKIVKRCKGHPLAIKVVGKSLRGQSFEFWKKREMEWSKGDSIIDSETEVLRSLQSSFDALDEKGAIIKECFLDLGSFPEDQRIPVAALIDMWAELHELDKDFLAVTHLQELTTRSLADLVTRKDAVEGDEYYNEHFVTQHDLLRELAIYQTKLDPNKQRLIIGNNGDDLPKCLREQTDRPIKPRLLSISSDGVFSTSLHNIELAEVEVLVLNFDTKDYAFPEFVEKMDNLKVLIVTNNGFLPAELRNFHLLDSLSNLKRIRLERVSIPSITKNPLQLKSLKKISLFMCSIGEAFNCSFQVSHAFPNLEEMHIDYCNDLVELPDELCNLVHLKKLSITHCPILSALPEKIGELENLEVLRLRSCTDLAELPSSTTNLKKLNFLDISYCLSIKELPKQIGEMSSLIRINMRECSRLKALPISICDLENNLEEVICDDETEELWEPFLPRLNKGVVRAVEEEFNLTWLQKF